The Thermoanaerobaculia bacterium nucleotide sequence ACGAGATACGGACCGTCGACCAGTTGATGGCCTACTTCGAGTCCTGGAAGCCGGCGTATGCCCCGGGCACCCACCGGACCTATGCCAACCCCAGTGTCGGGTTGCTCGGCATGGCCGTGGCCAGGAGCCTGAACATGTCCTTCGAGGATGCGATGGAGCGACTCCTGTTCCCCCGGCTCGGTATGCCCGACAGCTACATCGACGTGCCGGCGGACAAGATGCCTCTCTATGCCCAGGGCTACGACAAGACGGATGCGCCGGTCAGGGCGAACCCCGGAGTGGTTGCTGCCGAGGCCTACGGGGTGAAAACCAGCGCCCGCGACCTGATTCGATTCGTCGAGGTGAATCTCCGCCCCGGACGAGAGGAGAAGAAGCTCCGGCGCGCAATCCTCGACACCCACGTGGGCTACTTCGAGCTGGGCGCGATGACACAGGACCTGATCTGGGAACAGTACGGTTATCCGGTGGACCTGAATACGCTCCTGGAAGGAAATTCCGGCAAGGTCGTCTACGAAAGCAATGCGGTCGAAGCCTTGAATCCGCCCCAACCGCCGCGCGAGGCCGTCTGGATCAACAAGACCGGCGGGACCAACGGGTTTTCTGCTTACGTGGCCTTCGTGCCGGCGAAGAAGTCGGGCATTGCGGTGCTGGCCAACAAGAACTGCCCCAGCGAGCCCCGGATCCGACTGGCGCATCGGATCCTGAACGAGCTGGGGGCCGGCCCGTCAAGAGGGAAGATGATTCGGCAGCCTTCGGGCCGCCCGGTGGAGTCGGACAGAGAGTGAGCATGGAAAAGCTGGCGGGCGACGAACGACCTGCGGTCGTCGGGGGTGGGCATCGAGGGTGACGGGCCCCGGCCTCGGATCCTGGGACTGAACGGCAGGTCCCGCGCCCGATGAACGGTCTGCATCTGGCGGACGCGGCAGTTCGCGTGTAGTTTCACGGGACCTTCCGCAAGGTAAGGCTCATGGCGAGGACCCCGAACCCCCCGGAGCGGGAACCCGGGTGGTCCCGTCGCCCGAAGGGGAGCGCCCGGAGGCGAGGAAGCGGTCCGTGAAGCACACGCGCATCGTCGTCACCCGCTACGGCGGCCCCGACGCCCTTCAGGTAGTCGAAGAAGAGCGTCCCGAACCGAAGAGCGGAGAAGTTCGGGTGAAGGTGCTGGCCGCGGGCGTCTCCTTGCCCGACGTCATGGCCCGCGAGGGGATTCATCCCGAAACGCCTCCGGTGCCGTTCACGCCCGGATGGGATCTGGTCGGGGTGGTGGACCGGCTCGGCGCCGGCGTGTCCGGAATCGAACCCGGACGGATCGTTGCCGCGATGCCGATCCACGGCGCGTACGCGGAGTTCGTCTGCCTGCCGCAGCACGAGCTGGTCGCGGTGCCGGCCGGCCCGGACGCCGCCGAGGCCGTCGCCGTCGTGCTGAACTACGTCACGGCGTACCAGATGCTGCATCGCTCCGCCCGGGTGAAGCCGGGCCAGCGCGTGCTGTTTCACGGCGCGTCAGGCGGGGTCGGCACGGCACTCCTGCAGCTCGGGAGTCTGGCCGGACTGGAGATGTACGGCACGTGT carries:
- the ampC gene encoding class C beta-lactamase, which codes for MRAIGTRPAGFLLLACAASLGRAATAKAEPRDFDATVRLAARAVMRQCNIPGLAIAVTANGKRRFYNFGVASRDTRQKVTSDTLFEIGSISKTFTATLATYAQADGRLSLADSPSKYLPRLRGSRFDEVTLINLGTHTAGGFPLQVPDEIRTVDQLMAYFESWKPAYAPGTHRTYANPSVGLLGMAVARSLNMSFEDAMERLLFPRLGMPDSYIDVPADKMPLYAQGYDKTDAPVRANPGVVAAEAYGVKTSARDLIRFVEVNLRPGREEKKLRRAILDTHVGYFELGAMTQDLIWEQYGYPVDLNTLLEGNSGKVVYESNAVEALNPPQPPREAVWINKTGGTNGFSAYVAFVPAKKSGIAVLANKNCPSEPRIRLAHRILNELGAGPSRGKMIRQPSGRPVESDRE